The Streptococcus iniae genome contains the following window.
ATACTTTTCAGAGCAATTTAGAGTATCAAAAAAAAAGTATCGAGCTTTAGTGAAAATAATTTTAGACATTATCTTTTGGCCAGTAATATATATGATTATTAACCATTTAATTGTTATTAAAAGTAATTCAAAAGTTAAAGTTTTTAAAAAAATGATCGAAATTACTAATGGTGCCGATACACATAGTTTAAAAATAAAAAAATATGAACAAAACTATAGCAAGATATCACTTGTTGCTGTAGGTACAATATATCCTTATCATGGTTATGACCGAATTCTTAAAGGTTTAAAAGCAATTAATGAAGAATATAATCAAAAAGTCATTGAAATTAATTTTATAGGAAAAAGTTCAACATTAGATGATTTAAAGAAGCTTTCAGAAAAGCTAGAGTTGAAGAATGTGTACTTCCATGGAACGAAAACAACTGAGGAATTAAATGATTTATACGATAAATTTGACTTAGGCTTAGGTTGTCTAGCATTGCATAGAAGAGATGCAGATATTGATACGACAATAAAAGTAATTGAATATTATTGTAGAGGAGTTGCAGTTCTGACTAGTGGAGATAGTCCATTAGGAGAAATTTTCTCTAATACAACAATAAAAATTGCTTCCAATGAAGATATTATTGACCTAAATTATGTTTTATCAGAATTCGAAAAAATTACTCAGTCAGATATGCAACAAATTTCTCAGTTGAGTATAAATAAATTTTCGTGGAATAAAATTATATTTGATTTGAACTGATAAATATTATAGGAATAAATTAAGGAAATAAAATTGAAAAAAATAAAAATAAATTTTACTTTTGAAGATATTTGTGCATGGTCAATAGTATTAAGTTGTATATTACTACAATATAAAACTGCTATTTTCAGCTATGGAATGTTGCTGTTACTGACATTAACATTAATAAATATTTTTATACATAAGAAATTATACATTGATATAAAACTTATCATTTTATGGCTTGGTATTTTTTTCCAACAAATGATTTCACTTATATTATTTAAATTGGATTTTGCTATTTTTATCAAAAATCTTTTTTCAATATTATTAATTATTATAATAACTTCAATAAGTCATGCAATTGTAGATAAAGATAGTTTTTTTTATAAATATCGAAATTTTGCTATTTTTTGTACTCTGATTATTATTGCTCAATCATTTGTTGTATATGTTTTGAAAAAACCAATTAATGCAATTTTACTTTTACCTCAATCAGATAGCTCCAATTGGGTTGAACAAAGTTTAAGACCGATGTCTCTTTTTACCGAGCCTCAAACTTATTGTAGTTTTATTTTTCCAGCTTTTTTACTATGTTATAAGAAAAAAGATTATTTTGGAACCTTTACTATTTTTCTAGGTATTTTTCTTT
Protein-coding sequences here:
- a CDS encoding glycosyltransferase, with the translated sequence MVKRNRNVLFLANIDLNPNEGIYKKIIAQAKGFKNANSDGWIVTKQGGNSVYANTENEIFEVSRKNLFQLSKEIILRNNIRAVYIRHMIPSFSLVFFLLWLKKNNIEIYYEIPTYPYFSEQFRVSKKKYRALVKIILDIIFWPVIYMIINHLIVIKSNSKVKVFKKMIEITNGADTHSLKIKKYEQNYSKISLVAVGTIYPYHGYDRILKGLKAINEEYNQKVIEINFIGKSSTLDDLKKLSEKLELKNVYFHGTKTTEELNDLYDKFDLGLGCLALHRRDADIDTTIKVIEYYCRGVAVLTSGDSPLGEIFSNTTIKIASNEDIIDLNYVLSEFEKITQSDMQQISQLSINKFSWNKIIFDLN